Proteins encoded by one window of Hafnia alvei:
- a CDS encoding YjjI family glycine radical enzyme produces the protein MTNSTDTSVLPAFLQRCQHIATSETLSPEQKRHFLALEAENALPYPNLPPEARQALDENVICDMFEGHAPYKPRYVLPDYVKFLSQGSEYLELEPAQDFDDALNMLCILYHHVPSVTSMPVFLGHLDSLLLPYVGILTENELYIRIKRFWRYLDRTLPDAFMHANIGPKDNLLTRLILRVDAELKQVAPNLTFIYDPQITPESLLLQAAKNICECSKPHIANGPVHDNIFTKGGYGIVSCYNSLPLAGGGNTLVRINLKQVALRSESSQDFFTRQLPYYCRQQINIIDARTDFLYNQSHFFEQSFLVKEGLIDPQRFVPMFGIYALAEAVNILQEKDGLPGVYGESEQANQLGYRISEQLAEFVAQTPVKHGWKQRAMLHAQSGISSDIGTTPGARIPYGTEPDPVTHLMTVAPHHAHYTSGISDILTLEETIKRNPEAMMQLCLGGFAAGMREFSANVCGNDLVRITGYMVRLSDIEKFNVEGSRLNTTWLGEEAAKNTGIMQRQPRVISHEQSMRFGK, from the coding sequence ATGACGAATTCCACCGATACTTCTGTACTACCTGCATTCCTACAGCGCTGCCAGCACATTGCGACCAGCGAAACGCTGTCTCCAGAGCAAAAACGTCACTTTTTGGCTCTAGAGGCCGAGAACGCCCTACCGTATCCCAATCTACCACCAGAAGCCCGTCAGGCACTGGATGAGAACGTCATTTGCGATATGTTTGAAGGGCATGCGCCGTACAAACCACGCTACGTTCTGCCGGATTACGTCAAGTTTTTGTCACAGGGCTCCGAATATCTGGAACTGGAACCAGCGCAGGATTTTGACGACGCACTCAATATGCTGTGCATCCTGTACCACCATGTCCCTTCCGTTACCTCTATGCCGGTATTTCTCGGCCATTTAGACAGCCTACTGCTGCCTTATGTTGGAATTCTAACAGAAAACGAATTATATATCCGCATAAAACGTTTCTGGCGTTACCTGGATCGCACTTTGCCAGATGCTTTTATGCATGCCAACATTGGGCCGAAAGATAACCTACTGACTCGCCTGATTTTACGCGTAGATGCCGAGCTAAAGCAGGTTGCGCCTAACCTCACGTTTATCTACGATCCACAAATCACACCTGAATCTTTGCTACTTCAGGCCGCTAAAAACATTTGTGAATGCAGTAAGCCTCACATCGCCAACGGCCCTGTGCATGATAATATTTTCACAAAAGGCGGCTACGGTATCGTCAGCTGTTACAATTCTCTGCCACTTGCCGGCGGCGGAAACACGCTAGTTCGTATTAATTTGAAGCAGGTTGCGTTACGCAGCGAGTCTTCACAGGACTTCTTTACCCGCCAGCTACCGTATTATTGTCGCCAGCAAATTAATATTATTGATGCTCGAACCGACTTCCTCTACAACCAATCGCATTTCTTTGAGCAAAGCTTCTTGGTAAAAGAAGGTTTAATCGATCCTCAGCGCTTTGTGCCTATGTTTGGGATTTATGCGTTAGCGGAAGCGGTGAATATTTTGCAGGAGAAAGACGGTTTACCGGGTGTTTACGGCGAAAGCGAACAGGCGAATCAGCTTGGCTATCGTATCAGTGAACAACTGGCCGAGTTTGTGGCACAAACGCCGGTTAAACACGGCTGGAAACAGCGTGCCATGCTGCATGCCCAATCGGGTATTAGCTCTGACATTGGCACCACGCCGGGCGCTCGAATTCCTTACGGCACAGAACCCGATCCCGTTACCCATTTGATGACCGTGGCCCCTCACCATGCGCATTACACATCGGGCATCAGCGACATCTTAACGCTGGAAGAAACCATCAAGCGCAATCCTGAAGCCATGATGCAGCTTTGCCTCGGTGGTTTTGCCGCCGGTATGCGTGAGTTTTCCGCCAACGTCTGCGGTAACGATTTGGTTCGTATCACCGGCTACATGGTGCGTCTGTCTGATATTGAAAAATTCAATGTGGAAGGCTCACGACTAAATACCACGTGGTTAGGAGAGGAAGCGGCCAAGAATACCGGGATCATGCAACGCCA
- the deoC gene encoding deoxyribose-phosphate aldolase, whose protein sequence is MTDLKVAAKRALQLMDLTTLNEDDTDEKVIALCHQAKSPAGNTAAVCIYPRFIPIARKTLREQGTPEIHIATVTNFPHGNDDIAIALAETKAAIAYGADEVDVVFPYRALMAGNEQVGFDMVKVCKDACNEAGVLLKVIIETGELKDAALIRKASEISIKAGADFIKTSTGKVPVNATLESAEIMMTVIRDMGVAKTVGFKPAGGVRTAEDAAEYLALAGRLLGDDWADSRHFRFGASSLLASLLKTLGYDAKGTGSAY, encoded by the coding sequence ATGACTGATTTAAAAGTTGCTGCAAAACGTGCGTTACAGTTGATGGATTTGACCACCCTGAACGAAGACGACACCGACGAAAAAGTGATCGCTCTGTGCCATCAGGCAAAAAGCCCAGCTGGTAACACCGCAGCAGTTTGCATCTATCCACGTTTCATCCCAATTGCGCGTAAAACTTTGCGCGAGCAGGGCACTCCTGAAATTCATATCGCTACCGTGACTAACTTCCCGCACGGTAATGATGATATCGCTATTGCACTGGCAGAAACCAAAGCGGCTATCGCTTACGGCGCCGACGAAGTTGACGTGGTATTCCCATACCGCGCGCTGATGGCGGGCAACGAGCAGGTTGGTTTCGACATGGTTAAAGTCTGCAAAGATGCCTGTAACGAAGCTGGCGTATTGCTGAAAGTGATCATCGAAACCGGCGAGCTGAAAGACGCTGCGCTTATCCGTAAAGCATCTGAAATCTCTATCAAAGCGGGTGCTGACTTTATCAAAACCTCTACCGGTAAAGTACCAGTTAACGCCACGCTGGAAAGCGCAGAGATTATGATGACCGTGATCCGTGATATGGGCGTAGCCAAAACCGTTGGCTTCAAGCCTGCTGGTGGCGTTCGTACCGCTGAAGATGCTGCAGAGTATCTGGCTCTGGCGGGTCGTTTGCTGGGTGATGACTGGGCTGATTCGCGTCACTTCCGTTTTGGTGCTTCCAGCCTGTTGGCAAGCCTGCTGAAAACGCTGGGCTACGATGCTAAAGGCACCGGCAGCGCTTACTAA
- the deoA gene encoding thymidine phosphorylase, which produces MFLAQEIIRKKRDGHALSEEEIRFFINGIRDNTVSEGQIAALAMTIFFHDMIMPERVALTMAMRDSGTVLDWKSLNLNGPIVDKHSTGGVGDVTSLMLGPMVAACGGYVPMISGRGLGHTGGTLDKLEAIPGFDIFPDDARFRKIISEVGVAIIGQTNSLAPADKRFYATRDITATVDSIPLITASILAKKLAEGLDALVMDVKVGSGAFMPTFELSEALAQSIVGVANGAGCKTTALLTDMNQVLASSAGNAVEVRESVQFLTGEYRNPRLFEVTMALCAEMLISGNLAADPQDARNKLQAVLDNGKAAEIFGRMVAAQGGPADFVERYDSYLPQATLSKPVFAEHSGIITAMDTRELGMSVVGLGGGRRRATDSIDYSVGLTDMVRLGDSVDAQRPLAIVHASNEEDWQQAARAVRSAIVLGDKAPAENPVVYRRITE; this is translated from the coding sequence TTGTTCCTAGCACAAGAAATTATTCGTAAAAAACGTGATGGCCACGCGCTCAGCGAGGAAGAAATTCGTTTTTTCATCAACGGTATTCGTGACAATACCGTCTCTGAAGGTCAGATTGCCGCATTGGCGATGACCATCTTTTTCCACGATATGATCATGCCTGAACGCGTTGCCCTCACCATGGCAATGCGAGATTCCGGTACGGTTCTGGACTGGAAATCATTGAATCTAAACGGCCCGATTGTGGATAAACACTCCACCGGCGGCGTGGGTGACGTGACTTCATTGATGCTTGGCCCAATGGTGGCGGCATGCGGTGGTTATGTTCCGATGATTTCTGGCCGTGGTTTAGGCCATACCGGCGGTACGCTGGATAAGCTGGAAGCGATCCCAGGATTTGACATTTTCCCTGACGATGCGCGTTTCCGTAAAATTATTTCTGAAGTGGGTGTGGCTATTATCGGCCAGACCAACTCTTTGGCGCCGGCAGATAAACGTTTCTACGCGACGCGTGACATTACCGCGACCGTTGACTCCATTCCGCTGATCACCGCGTCTATTTTAGCCAAGAAATTGGCAGAAGGACTGGATGCACTTGTGATGGACGTAAAAGTCGGCTCCGGTGCCTTCATGCCTACTTTCGAGCTCTCCGAAGCGCTGGCGCAGTCTATCGTTGGCGTGGCTAACGGCGCAGGCTGCAAAACAACCGCGTTACTGACTGATATGAATCAGGTTCTGGCGTCAAGCGCCGGTAACGCCGTTGAAGTTCGTGAGTCCGTGCAGTTCCTGACGGGTGAATACCGCAACCCGCGCCTGTTTGAAGTGACGATGGCTTTATGCGCCGAGATGTTGATTTCTGGTAATTTGGCCGCAGATCCACAGGACGCACGCAATAAACTGCAGGCGGTATTGGATAACGGTAAAGCTGCAGAGATCTTTGGCCGCATGGTGGCAGCACAAGGCGGCCCAGCTGATTTTGTTGAGCGCTACGATAGCTACTTACCGCAAGCCACATTAAGCAAGCCGGTCTTTGCTGAACACAGTGGTATTATTACTGCTATGGATACCCGCGAACTGGGTATGTCAGTGGTTGGACTGGGCGGCGGGCGTCGCCGTGCGACAGACAGCATCGATTACAGCGTCGGTTTAACTGATATGGTTCGTTTGGGCGACAGCGTGGATGCGCAGCGTCCATTGGCGATTGTGCATGCGTCCAATGAAGAAGATTGGCAACAGGCTGCTCGTGCAGTACGCAGCGCAATTGTGTTGGGTGACAAAGCTCCGGCAGAAAATCCGGTAGTTTATCGCCGTATCACTGAGTAA
- the deoB gene encoding phosphopentomutase, translating into MKRTFIMVLDSFGIGASEDAERFGDVGSDTLGHIADACARGEADIGRKGPLTLPNLSRLGLGKAAEESTGRFPQGLDKNAEIIGAYGYASELSSGKDTPSGHWEIAGVPVLFDWGYFSEHENSFPQELLDILVKRGNLPGYLGNCHSSGTVILDQLGEEHMKTGKPIFYTSADSVFQIACHEETFGLDRLYELCEIAREELTKGGYNIGRVIARPFVGDKPGEFKRTGNRHDLAVEPPAPTMLKKLVDEKGGEVVSIGKIADIYANVGITQKVKATGIDALFDATLIEMEKAGNNTIVFTNFVDFDSSYGHRRDVAGYAAALELFDRRLPEMLKLVKDDDIIIFTADHGCDPTWEGSDHTREHIPVLVYGPKVKPGSLGHRETFADIGQTVANYFGLSPMDYGKVMF; encoded by the coding sequence ATGAAACGTACATTTATCATGGTATTAGACTCATTTGGTATCGGTGCGAGTGAAGATGCTGAACGCTTTGGCGATGTGGGTTCCGATACGCTAGGTCATATTGCTGACGCCTGCGCGCGCGGCGAAGCAGATATTGGTCGCAAAGGCCCGCTGACCCTGCCTAACCTGAGCCGTTTAGGTTTAGGTAAAGCGGCTGAAGAATCAACCGGCCGTTTTCCACAGGGCTTGGATAAAAACGCTGAGATCATCGGCGCGTATGGCTATGCGAGCGAGCTCTCTTCCGGTAAAGATACGCCGTCTGGTCACTGGGAAATTGCGGGTGTTCCTGTTCTGTTCGATTGGGGCTATTTCTCCGAGCATGAAAACAGCTTCCCACAGGAACTGTTAGATATTCTGGTTAAGCGCGGCAACCTGCCGGGCTATCTGGGCAACTGCCACTCTTCTGGTACTGTGATTTTGGATCAGTTGGGCGAAGAGCACATGAAAACCGGCAAACCGATTTTCTATACCTCTGCTGACTCTGTATTCCAGATTGCTTGCCATGAAGAAACCTTCGGGCTGGATCGTCTGTATGAGCTGTGTGAAATCGCACGTGAAGAGCTGACTAAAGGTGGTTACAACATTGGCCGTGTGATTGCACGTCCATTCGTGGGTGACAAACCTGGCGAGTTCAAACGTACCGGCAACCGTCATGACTTAGCGGTTGAGCCACCGGCACCAACCATGCTGAAAAAGTTGGTTGATGAGAAGGGCGGTGAAGTGGTTTCTATCGGTAAAATTGCTGATATCTACGCTAACGTCGGGATTACGCAGAAAGTGAAAGCGACCGGTATTGATGCGCTGTTTGATGCAACGCTTATCGAGATGGAAAAAGCGGGCAATAACACCATTGTGTTTACCAACTTTGTTGATTTCGACTCCTCTTACGGCCACCGTCGTGACGTCGCAGGTTATGCCGCTGCGCTTGAGCTGTTTGACCGCCGTCTGCCAGAAATGCTGAAATTAGTGAAAGATGACGATATCATTATCTTCACCGCTGACCACGGCTGTGACCCAACATGGGAAGGCTCCGACCATACCCGTGAACACATCCCTGTTCTGGTTTACGGACCTAAAGTGAAACCGGGCTCGTTGGGCCATCGTGAAACCTTCGCAGATATTGGCCAAACCGTAGCAAACTACTTTGGTCTGTCTCCGATGGATTACGGTAAAGTGATGTTTTAA
- the deoD gene encoding purine-nucleoside phosphorylase, whose translation MATPHINAEMGDFADVVLMPGDPLRAKHIAETFLQDVRQVNSVRGMLGFTGTYKGRKISVMGHGMGIPSCSIYAKELITDFGVKKIIRVGSCGAVRMDVKLRDVVIGMGACTDSKVNRLRFKDHDYAAIADFDMVRNASDAAKAKGINARVGNIFSADLFYTPDPSMFDVMDKYGILGVEMEAAGIYGVAAEFGAKALTICTVSDHIRTHEQTTAEERQTTFNDMIEIALESVLLGDAEEAAAK comes from the coding sequence ATGGCTACGCCGCATATTAATGCCGAGATGGGTGATTTTGCAGACGTTGTGTTGATGCCGGGCGATCCGCTGCGTGCAAAACACATTGCTGAAACTTTCCTGCAAGACGTCCGTCAGGTAAACAGCGTGCGCGGCATGCTGGGCTTCACCGGTACTTATAAGGGGCGTAAGATCTCCGTTATGGGTCACGGTATGGGTATCCCATCATGTTCTATCTATGCGAAAGAGCTGATCACTGATTTTGGCGTGAAAAAAATCATCCGCGTGGGTTCATGTGGCGCAGTGCGCATGGACGTTAAACTGCGTGACGTGGTTATTGGCATGGGGGCATGTACTGACTCTAAAGTTAACCGTCTGCGCTTCAAAGACCACGACTATGCAGCGATTGCAGACTTCGACATGGTGCGTAACGCATCTGACGCAGCGAAAGCCAAAGGTATCAATGCACGCGTAGGTAACATCTTCTCTGCTGACCTGTTCTACACGCCAGACCCGTCTATGTTTGACGTGATGGATAAGTACGGCATTCTGGGTGTGGAAATGGAAGCTGCGGGTATCTACGGCGTTGCCGCTGAATTTGGTGCGAAAGCGCTGACTATCTGCACCGTGTCTGACCACATTCGTACCCACGAGCAGACCACTGCTGAAGAACGCCAGACCACGTTCAACGACATGATTGAAATCGCGCTGGAATCCGTTCTGCTGGGCGATGCGGAAGAAGCTGCTGCTAAGTAA
- a CDS encoding sugar porter family MFS transporter, with translation MSTTVSTQSVRKTRSNASLTFFVCFLAALAGLLFGLDIGVIAGALPFISETFQITSSQQEWVVSSMMFGAAVGAVGSGWLNFRIGRKYSLMIGAILFVVGSLFSAFAPDVEILILSRVLLGLAVGIASYTAPIYLSEIAPEKIRGSMISMYQLMITIGILAAYLSDTAFSYTGAWRWMLGVITIPAILLLIGVFFLPDSPRWLAARGSDEKARRVLEKLRDTSEQAKSELDEIRESLKVKQSGWALFINNKNFRRAVYLGVLLQVMQQFTGMNVIMYYAPKIFDLAGFASTSQQMWGTVIVGLVNVLATFIAIGLVDRWGRKPTLILGFIVMALGMGTLGTMMNIGISSVFAQYFAVIMLLIFIVGFAMSAGPLIWVLCSEIQPLKGRDFGITCSTATNWIANMIVGATFLTMLNSLGSAHTFWVYAGLNVIFIFITLALIPETKNISLEHIERNLMQGKPLRKIGSK, from the coding sequence ATGAGTACTACCGTGAGTACACAATCGGTTCGCAAGACCCGTTCAAATGCCAGTCTAACGTTCTTTGTCTGCTTTTTAGCTGCGCTGGCAGGCTTACTGTTCGGGCTGGATATTGGTGTTATCGCTGGTGCTTTGCCATTTATCAGCGAGACGTTTCAAATCACCAGCTCTCAACAAGAATGGGTTGTGAGCTCTATGATGTTTGGTGCGGCAGTCGGCGCAGTGGGTAGCGGCTGGTTGAACTTCCGCATTGGCCGTAAATACAGCTTGATGATTGGCGCAATCCTGTTTGTGGTTGGCTCCCTGTTTTCTGCCTTCGCACCTGATGTTGAAATTCTGATCCTTTCTCGCGTACTGCTGGGATTAGCGGTAGGTATCGCATCTTATACGGCTCCGATTTATCTTTCTGAAATTGCACCAGAAAAGATTCGCGGCAGTATGATTTCAATGTACCAGTTGATGATCACCATCGGTATTTTGGCCGCTTATCTTTCTGACACCGCTTTCAGCTACACCGGCGCATGGCGCTGGATGCTGGGTGTCATCACTATTCCAGCTATTCTGCTATTGATAGGTGTGTTCTTCCTGCCAGATAGCCCACGCTGGTTAGCCGCACGCGGCAGTGATGAAAAAGCCCGCCGTGTATTAGAAAAACTGCGTGATACCAGTGAACAAGCCAAAAGTGAACTGGATGAAATTCGTGAAAGTCTGAAAGTGAAACAAAGCGGCTGGGCATTGTTTATTAACAATAAAAACTTCCGCCGTGCCGTTTATCTTGGCGTGTTGTTACAGGTGATGCAGCAGTTCACCGGCATGAACGTCATTATGTATTACGCACCAAAAATCTTCGACTTAGCGGGCTTTGCCAGCACCTCACAGCAGATGTGGGGCACGGTTATCGTGGGTCTGGTGAACGTATTAGCCACCTTTATCGCCATCGGTTTAGTTGACCGCTGGGGTCGTAAGCCAACCTTGATTCTCGGTTTTATCGTGATGGCTTTAGGTATGGGCACCTTAGGTACCATGATGAACATCGGTATCAGCTCCGTGTTTGCTCAGTACTTTGCCGTTATCATGCTGCTAATCTTCATCGTCGGTTTTGCCATGAGCGCCGGTCCACTGATTTGGGTGCTGTGTTCTGAAATTCAGCCGCTGAAAGGCCGTGATTTTGGTATCACCTGTTCAACCGCCACCAACTGGATTGCCAACATGATCGTCGGGGCAACCTTCCTGACCATGCTGAACTCTCTGGGTAGCGCACATACCTTCTGGGTCTATGCCGGTCTGAACGTTATCTTCATCTTCATTACGTTAGCGCTGATCCCTGAGACTAAGAATATCTCTCTGGAACACATTGAACGTAATCTGATGCAGGGCAAACCACTACGTAAGATTGGGTCTAAGTAA